The Desulfuromonas versatilis genome has a segment encoding these proteins:
- a CDS encoding FKBP-type peptidyl-prolyl cis-trans isomerase — protein sequence MAQAKAGDRVKISFTGRLADGEIFDSTEECHSDDCGCGAGPLEFVVGDEEIIAGLNDAVIGMQPGEKKTVQVPAAQGYGPFDEELVMVIERSDLPADLQPEVGDTLGITDDDDEEYPVTVVEVTDTTVTLDANHPLAGEDLSIELELLEIL from the coding sequence ATGGCACAGGCCAAAGCGGGCGACCGCGTCAAAATCAGCTTCACCGGCAGACTGGCCGACGGCGAAATCTTCGACTCCACCGAGGAGTGCCACAGCGACGACTGCGGCTGCGGCGCCGGTCCCCTTGAATTCGTGGTCGGCGACGAAGAGATCATCGCCGGGCTCAACGATGCGGTCATCGGCATGCAGCCGGGCGAGAAGAAGACCGTTCAGGTCCCCGCCGCGCAGGGCTACGGCCCCTTCGACGAGGAACTGGTCATGGTCATCGAGCGCAGCGATCTGCCCGCGGACCTGCAGCCCGAGGTAGGCGACACCCTGGGGATCACCGACGATGACGACGAGGAGTACCCGGTCACCGTCGTCGAGGTCACCGACACCACCGTCACCCTCGACGCCAACCATCCCCTGGCCGGCGAGGATCTCTCCATCGAACTGGAACTGCTGGAAATCCTCTGA
- a CDS encoding archease: protein MARAVNHYRLLEHTADIGIEAEAESFAQLLEQAAFGLRAVITEATDIQPRQEVVLELGAADREELLVAWLGELLYLFESRHLLPAAFAIEQAEATRLRARVRGEPLDPRRHPVEREVKAVTYHRILVEEAQGSWRARVYLDL, encoded by the coding sequence ATGGCAAGGGCCGTGAACCACTACCGGCTGCTGGAACACACCGCCGACATCGGCATCGAAGCCGAAGCGGAGAGCTTCGCCCAGCTTCTCGAACAGGCGGCGTTCGGGCTGCGGGCGGTGATCACCGAGGCGACGGACATCCAGCCGCGCCAGGAGGTGGTCCTCGAGCTGGGCGCGGCGGACCGGGAGGAGCTGCTGGTCGCCTGGCTGGGCGAACTGCTCTACCTGTTCGAATCCCGCCACCTGCTGCCCGCCGCCTTCGCCATCGAGCAGGCCGAGGCGACCCGGTTGCGGGCCAGGGTCCGGGGCGAACCCCTCGACCCGCGGCGCCACCCGGTTGAGCGGGAGGTCAAAGCGGTTACCTATCACCGGATTCTGGTGGAAGAGGCGCAGGGGAGCTGGCGGGCGCGGGTCTACCTGGATCTGTGA
- a CDS encoding RtcB family protein, protein MSVKVEQIDACRWRLPREGAMRTDGLVFASRQMMAFLQQEQALEQVRNVATLPGIVGPSIGMPDIHWGYGFPIGGVAAFDADEGVVSPGGVGYDINCGVRLLRTDLEVSEVRPHLKQLADALYRNVPSGVGSHRKDLKLSVEQERKVLVRGARWAVEQGFGRPEDLEHIEEQGTIAGADPELVSDRALERGRNQLGTLGSGNHFLEVDLVEEIGDEQAAAALGLFSGQVVVTIHTGSRGFGYQVCDDYLRTMLHAARKYGIELPDRQLCCAPLSSPEGKQYLAAMACAANFAFTNRQLITAWVRESFEQVLGKGPAELRMSLIYDVCHNIAKWETHQFEGKKRRLCVHRKGATRAFPPGHPDTPAAYRHVGQPVLIPGDMGRYSYVLVGTQGAFEETFGSTCHGAGRVLSRHAAKKQARGHNVEAELAAQGIHIRAASRATVAEEIPEAYKDVMEVVGVVQQAGIGKIVARLKPLAVIKG, encoded by the coding sequence ATGAGCGTGAAAGTGGAACAGATCGACGCCTGCCGCTGGCGCCTTCCCCGCGAAGGGGCCATGCGCACCGACGGGCTGGTCTTCGCCAGCCGCCAGATGATGGCCTTCCTGCAGCAGGAGCAGGCCCTCGAGCAGGTGCGCAACGTCGCTACCCTGCCGGGCATCGTCGGCCCGTCCATCGGCATGCCCGACATCCACTGGGGCTACGGTTTTCCCATCGGCGGGGTGGCCGCCTTCGACGCCGACGAGGGGGTGGTTTCCCCCGGCGGGGTCGGCTACGACATCAACTGCGGCGTGCGCCTGCTGCGCACCGATCTCGAGGTCAGCGAAGTCCGCCCTCATCTCAAGCAGCTGGCAGACGCTCTGTACCGCAACGTCCCCTCGGGGGTCGGCTCGCACCGCAAGGACCTCAAGCTCAGCGTCGAGCAGGAGCGCAAGGTGCTGGTCCGCGGCGCCCGCTGGGCGGTGGAGCAGGGCTTCGGCCGCCCCGAGGACCTGGAGCACATCGAGGAGCAGGGGACCATCGCCGGCGCCGACCCCGAGCTCGTCTCCGACCGGGCCCTGGAGCGGGGCCGCAACCAACTCGGCACCCTGGGCTCAGGCAACCATTTTCTCGAGGTCGACCTGGTGGAGGAGATCGGCGATGAGCAGGCGGCCGCCGCCCTCGGCCTGTTTTCCGGCCAGGTGGTGGTCACCATCCACACCGGCAGCCGCGGCTTCGGCTACCAGGTCTGCGACGACTACCTGCGCACCATGCTGCACGCGGCGCGCAAGTACGGCATCGAGCTGCCCGACCGGCAGCTGTGCTGCGCCCCGCTGAGCAGCCCCGAGGGCAAGCAGTACCTGGCCGCCATGGCCTGCGCCGCCAACTTCGCCTTCACCAACCGCCAGCTGATCACCGCCTGGGTGCGCGAGAGCTTCGAGCAGGTGCTCGGCAAGGGCCCGGCCGAGCTGCGCATGTCGCTGATCTACGATGTCTGCCACAATATCGCCAAGTGGGAGACCCACCAGTTCGAGGGGAAAAAACGGCGGCTCTGCGTTCACCGCAAGGGGGCCACCCGCGCCTTCCCGCCCGGCCACCCCGACACCCCGGCCGCCTACCGGCACGTCGGCCAGCCGGTGCTGATCCCCGGCGACATGGGGCGCTATTCCTACGTGCTGGTCGGCACCCAGGGCGCCTTCGAGGAGACCTTCGGCTCGACCTGCCACGGCGCCGGGCGGGTGCTCAGCCGCCACGCCGCCAAGAAGCAGGCCCGCGGCCACAACGTCGAGGCCGAACTGGCCGCCCAGGGGATCCATATCCGCGCCGCCTCGCGGGCCACCGTGGCCGAGGAGATCCCCGAGGCCTACAAGGACGTCATGGAGGTGGTCGGGGTGGTGCAGCAGGCCGGCATCGGCAAGATCGTCGCCCGCCTCAAGCCGCTGGCGGTGATCAAGGGGTAG
- a CDS encoding Slp/YeaY family lipoprotein: protein MRRICLAALLALALTGCSHVLSKEALVEVDPLLEFEQVKSNPERYRERTLVVGGLILDNNVSPEGTELEVLRYSLDRWGWPGDADEAGGRFLARSEKLLDPALYKPGRLVTLSGRVAGSQSRPLQDSTYHYPVFAIGEIYLWPEYRERSYFDDYPYYGPPYHPYYHPPYYPYWHHYPYRYGPRHFRNPYWW from the coding sequence ATGAGAAGAATTTGCCTGGCGGCTCTGTTGGCGTTGGCGCTAACGGGATGTTCCCACGTACTGTCAAAGGAAGCGCTCGTCGAGGTCGACCCGCTGCTTGAGTTCGAGCAGGTCAAGAGCAACCCCGAGCGGTATCGGGAGCGGACCCTGGTGGTGGGGGGACTGATCCTCGACAACAATGTCTCCCCGGAGGGGACGGAGCTCGAAGTGCTGCGCTACAGCCTCGATCGGTGGGGCTGGCCCGGGGATGCGGATGAAGCAGGGGGGAGGTTTCTGGCGCGCAGTGAAAAATTACTCGATCCGGCCCTTTACAAGCCGGGGCGCCTGGTCACCCTCTCCGGCCGGGTTGCGGGCAGCCAGAGCCGTCCTCTGCAGGATTCCACCTATCACTACCCGGTCTTCGCCATCGGCGAGATCTATCTCTGGCCCGAGTACCGGGAACGCTCCTACTTTGACGACTATCCCTATTACGGCCCGCCCTACCACCCCTACTATCATCCCCCCTACTACCCCTACTGGCACCACTACCCCTACCGGTATGGCCCGCGGCATTTCCGCAACCCCTACTGGTGGTAG
- a CDS encoding helicase C-terminal domain-containing protein, which produces MEENFYPEALQMMRHAIAEAGGNEVFFLGRTDAELRICELEVLARGNRQAVPAILQACSFGDVVVHNHPSGGLQPSGADIEIASHLGSLGVGFYIVDNPVENVYRVVEAFARKEEKQLEPQRIGDILGPEGVVARALPGFEERPEQLRMAFAVGEAFNKGKLAVIEAGTGTGKSLAYLAPAILWALQNEERVVVSTNTINLQEQLIRKDLPFLRRATGLEFQAVLVKGRGNYLCRRRLEAARLEPGLFEDELTGELNALFEWAEKSADGSREELTFIPREQVWEEVRCEIDQCSRARCASYAGCFFHKARRRAAQADLLVVNHALLLSDLSLRHQTDNYSAAAVLPPFERIILDEAHHLEDVATNYFSSQVTRFAFARVLNRLRHPRKPDKGLLPRLLAALSRELPDSEDQLYRDLHGRIENLMVARQGLSDRSVVLLEGIGEDLAAALGQPISEREELRQRVTPALAAGEAWASVCDRVRELMQETGLLAKELRALLKECGRIPDEVYDKLGSPVTDLRGIAGRLEGIAADLGQFVAGDERSCVWFEVGRGRIGRGSGIVTRLCSAYLEVAGLLKEAIYERFKTVVMTSATLAVGDSFAYFKRRTGLDLAEPARLSELLLHSPFDFASQALVAVPTDIPEPGRAGYPEMVRDLAERAILAADGRSFVLFTAYSLLRRVYGELSLVLGARGYHCLRQGEENRHRLLKKFAADPTSVLFATDSFWEGVDVPGRALEQVIIARLPFKVPTEPVLEARAEAIEAAGGDPFMEYTVPQAVIKFKQGFGRLIRHREDRGVVLILDARVVKKGYGRIFLRSLPQARVVAAPAREVFAEIEAFFAPPAAGANTH; this is translated from the coding sequence ATCGAAGAAAATTTTTACCCCGAGGCCCTGCAGATGATGCGCCACGCCATCGCCGAGGCCGGGGGCAACGAAGTCTTTTTTCTCGGCCGCACCGACGCCGAGCTGCGCATCTGCGAACTCGAGGTGCTGGCCCGCGGCAACCGCCAAGCGGTGCCGGCCATCCTGCAGGCCTGCAGCTTCGGCGACGTGGTGGTGCACAACCACCCCTCGGGGGGCCTGCAGCCCTCGGGGGCCGATATCGAGATCGCCTCGCACCTCGGCTCGCTGGGGGTCGGCTTCTACATTGTGGATAACCCTGTGGAAAATGTGTACAGGGTGGTGGAGGCCTTCGCCCGCAAGGAGGAAAAGCAGCTCGAACCCCAGCGCATCGGCGACATTTTGGGGCCCGAGGGGGTGGTGGCCCGGGCTCTGCCCGGCTTCGAGGAGCGCCCCGAGCAGCTGCGCATGGCCTTCGCCGTCGGTGAGGCTTTCAACAAGGGGAAGCTGGCGGTCATCGAGGCCGGCACCGGCACCGGCAAGAGCCTGGCCTACCTGGCCCCGGCCATCCTCTGGGCGCTGCAGAACGAGGAGCGGGTGGTGGTTTCGACCAACACCATCAACCTGCAGGAGCAGCTGATCCGCAAGGACCTGCCGTTTCTGCGGCGCGCCACCGGCCTGGAGTTCCAGGCGGTGCTGGTCAAGGGGCGCGGCAACTACCTCTGCCGGCGCCGTCTTGAGGCGGCCCGCCTGGAGCCGGGGCTGTTCGAGGACGAGCTCACCGGCGAGCTCAACGCCCTCTTCGAGTGGGCGGAGAAGAGCGCCGACGGCTCTCGCGAAGAGCTGACTTTCATCCCCCGCGAGCAGGTCTGGGAGGAGGTGCGCTGCGAGATCGACCAGTGCTCGCGGGCCCGCTGCGCCAGCTACGCCGGCTGCTTTTTCCACAAGGCGCGGCGCCGCGCCGCCCAGGCCGATCTGCTGGTGGTCAACCACGCCCTGTTGCTCTCGGACCTCTCGCTGCGTCACCAGACCGACAACTACTCGGCGGCCGCGGTGCTCCCCCCCTTCGAGCGGATCATCCTCGACGAGGCCCACCACCTGGAGGACGTGGCCACCAATTATTTCTCCTCCCAGGTGACCCGCTTCGCCTTCGCCCGGGTGCTCAACCGCCTGCGCCACCCGCGCAAGCCCGACAAGGGGCTGCTGCCGCGGCTGCTGGCGGCGCTCTCCCGCGAACTGCCCGACAGCGAGGACCAGCTCTACCGCGACCTGCACGGGCGCATCGAGAACCTGATGGTGGCCCGCCAGGGGCTCTCCGACCGCTCGGTGGTGCTGCTCGAGGGGATCGGCGAGGATCTGGCCGCGGCCCTCGGTCAGCCGATCAGCGAGCGCGAGGAGCTCCGCCAGCGGGTCACCCCGGCGTTGGCCGCCGGCGAAGCCTGGGCCTCGGTCTGCGACCGGGTACGCGAGCTCATGCAGGAGACCGGGCTGCTCGCCAAGGAGCTGCGCGCCCTGCTCAAGGAGTGCGGGCGGATCCCCGACGAGGTCTACGACAAGCTCGGCTCGCCGGTCACCGACCTGCGCGGCATCGCCGGGCGGCTCGAGGGGATCGCCGCCGATCTCGGGCAGTTCGTCGCCGGCGACGAGCGCAGCTGCGTCTGGTTCGAGGTGGGGCGCGGGCGCATCGGCCGCGGCAGCGGCATCGTCACCCGGCTGTGCAGCGCCTACCTGGAGGTGGCCGGGCTGCTCAAGGAGGCGATCTACGAGCGCTTCAAGACCGTGGTCATGACCAGCGCGACCCTTGCGGTGGGCGACTCCTTCGCTTATTTCAAGCGCCGCACCGGCCTCGACCTGGCCGAACCGGCGCGGCTCAGCGAACTGCTGCTGCACAGCCCCTTCGACTTCGCCAGCCAGGCGCTGGTGGCGGTGCCCACCGACATCCCCGAGCCGGGGCGCGCGGGCTACCCCGAGATGGTCCGCGATCTCGCCGAGCGCGCCATCCTCGCCGCCGACGGGCGCAGCTTCGTGCTGTTCACCGCCTACTCGCTGCTGCGCCGGGTCTACGGCGAACTCTCCCTGGTGCTCGGCGCCCGCGGCTATCACTGCCTGCGCCAGGGCGAGGAGAACCGCCACCGGCTGCTGAAGAAGTTTGCCGCCGACCCGACCAGCGTGCTGTTCGCCACCGACTCCTTCTGGGAGGGGGTCGACGTGCCGGGGCGCGCCCTGGAGCAGGTGATCATCGCCCGGCTCCCCTTCAAGGTCCCCACCGAGCCGGTACTCGAGGCCCGCGCCGAGGCCATCGAGGCCGCCGGCGGCGACCCCTTCATGGAGTACACGGTCCCCCAGGCGGTGATCAAGTTCAAGCAGGGCTTCGGCCGGCTGATCCGCCACCGCGAGGACCGCGGGGTGGTGCTGATCCTCGATGCCCGGGTGGTGAAGAAGGGCTACGGGCGCATCTTTTTGCGCTCGCTCCCCCAGGCCCGGGTGGTGGCCGCCCCCGCCCGGGAAGTCTTTGCCGAAATCGAGGCTTTTTTCGCCCCCCCCGCGGCGGGCGCCAACACCCATTGA
- a CDS encoding hydrogenase small subunit, translating into MKVDSNPATVELPEKILQKWEARGVSRRDFLKFCTATTAALALPVSFIPKVAQALEDARVPVIWLEFQSCSGDSEAFLRANQPTAADIILDTISLEYAEVVMAAAGHLAEEAKHQAMERYKGKYIAIVEGSIPTGDGGVYCTVAGKSALETVREVCGNAAATIAVGSCAAFGNIPAAAPNPTGAIGVMEAVPGAAVVNLPGCPLNAANLTATIVHFLTFGKLPATDRLGRPLFAHGKRIHDNCERRGHFDAGQYAEAFGDEGHRKGHCLYKLGCKGPETFHNCPTVRYNEGVSWPVMAGHGCIGCSEPQFWDTMTPFYRRLPKVPGFGIEATADKIGLGIAVGTALAFGAHGVVSAFRKGEEGKSAQDRKEK; encoded by the coding sequence ATGAAAGTCGATTCCAATCCCGCGACCGTCGAGCTGCCGGAAAAAATTCTGCAAAAATGGGAGGCCAGGGGCGTCAGCCGCCGCGACTTTCTCAAGTTCTGCACAGCGACCACGGCGGCCCTGGCGCTGCCGGTCAGCTTCATCCCCAAGGTCGCCCAGGCCCTGGAGGATGCCCGGGTGCCGGTGATCTGGCTGGAGTTCCAGAGCTGCAGCGGCGACTCGGAGGCGTTTCTGCGCGCCAACCAGCCGACCGCCGCCGACATCATCCTCGACACCATCTCCCTGGAATACGCCGAGGTGGTGATGGCCGCCGCCGGCCATCTCGCCGAGGAGGCCAAGCACCAGGCGATGGAGAGGTACAAGGGCAAGTACATCGCCATCGTCGAAGGCTCCATCCCCACCGGCGACGGCGGGGTCTACTGCACCGTGGCCGGCAAAAGCGCCCTGGAGACGGTGCGCGAGGTCTGCGGCAACGCCGCGGCGACCATCGCCGTGGGCAGCTGCGCCGCCTTCGGCAACATCCCCGCCGCGGCGCCCAACCCCACCGGGGCCATCGGGGTGATGGAGGCGGTCCCCGGCGCCGCGGTGGTCAACCTGCCGGGCTGCCCGCTCAACGCCGCCAACCTGACCGCCACCATCGTTCATTTTCTGACCTTCGGCAAGCTGCCGGCCACCGACCGGCTGGGCCGCCCGCTGTTCGCCCACGGCAAGCGCATCCACGACAACTGCGAGCGGCGCGGCCATTTCGACGCCGGCCAGTATGCCGAGGCCTTCGGCGACGAGGGGCACCGCAAGGGGCACTGCCTCTACAAGCTCGGCTGCAAGGGGCCCGAGACCTTCCACAACTGCCCCACGGTGCGCTACAACGAGGGGGTCAGCTGGCCGGTGATGGCGGGGCACGGCTGCATCGGCTGCTCCGAGCCCCAGTTCTGGGACACCATGACCCCCTTCTACCGGCGGCTGCCCAAGGTGCCGGGTTTCGGCATCGAGGCGACGGCGGACAAGATCGGCCTCGGCATCGCCGTGGGCACGGCGCTGGCCTTCGGCGCCCACGGGGTGGTCAGCGCCTTTCGCAAGGGAGAAGAGGGGAAATCCGCCCAGGACCGGAAGGAGAAATAA
- a CDS encoding cyclase family protein, which yields MTIHDISVCISDTLPVFPGDPPPRLTPRQDDAGWRTTLLSLGSHTGTHLDAPAHLLEQGATLDAIPLERLIGPCRVADLAQFTGPIGAAELRRLKLKGNRRLLLRTRNSEFWGRRDFVPDYAGLTAEAAALLVDWGVNLVGIDYLSIEAAQGEGEVHRRLLEAGVVILEGLNLKGITAGDYELLCLPLKIAAADGAPCRAVLRSLDPPRGYPQHHTGWPP from the coding sequence ATGACGATTCACGACATTTCGGTTTGCATTTCCGACACCCTGCCGGTATTCCCCGGGGACCCGCCGCCGCGACTCACCCCCCGCCAGGATGACGCAGGCTGGCGCACCACCCTGCTCAGCCTCGGCAGCCACACGGGAACCCACCTCGACGCTCCCGCCCATCTGCTCGAGCAGGGCGCTACGCTGGACGCCATCCCCCTGGAGAGACTGATCGGCCCGTGCCGGGTGGCGGACCTAGCGCAGTTCACGGGGCCCATCGGCGCCGCCGAATTGCGCCGACTCAAACTGAAGGGGAACCGGCGACTGCTGCTGCGCACCCGCAACTCGGAGTTCTGGGGGCGGCGAGACTTTGTTCCCGACTATGCCGGCCTGACCGCGGAGGCCGCCGCCCTGCTGGTCGACTGGGGGGTGAACCTGGTGGGCATCGACTACCTATCCATCGAAGCGGCCCAGGGCGAAGGAGAGGTCCATCGGCGGCTGCTGGAGGCCGGGGTGGTCATCCTTGAGGGACTCAACCTGAAGGGGATCACGGCGGGCGACTACGAACTGCTCTGCCTGCCGCTGAAGATCGCTGCGGCCGACGGCGCCCCCTGCCGTGCGGTGCTGCGCAGCCTCGATCCGCCCCGCGGCTATCCGCAGCATCACACCGGGTGGCCTCCCTGA
- a CDS encoding complex I NDUFA9 subunit family protein, with protein sequence MKVFVTGATGFVGGEVLRQLLAAGHQARCLVRKGSEGKLPATAGIEVRHGDATEAASLQGLLEGCDAVIHLVGIIREFPNRRITFERLHVAATRNLVEAARAQGVRRYLQMSANGAAADGSTEYHRTKWRAEELVRGSQLDWTIFRPSLIFGRGSEFVTMLADLIRKLPALPVFGDGRYRMSPVAVADVAKTFAAALNKPETIGRSFHCCGTESYSYNEILDLTGQALGKSRVCKIHQPLFLIKPVVSLLQGVPLFPITSTQLTMLLEGNVCDPADWAQAFGIQPTSYAEGIKAALS encoded by the coding sequence ATGAAGGTTTTCGTTACCGGCGCGACCGGCTTTGTCGGCGGGGAGGTATTGCGGCAGCTGCTCGCCGCGGGGCACCAGGCCCGCTGCCTGGTGCGCAAGGGCTCCGAGGGGAAGCTGCCCGCGACCGCAGGGATCGAGGTCCGCCACGGCGACGCCACCGAGGCGGCCTCGCTGCAGGGGCTGCTCGAGGGGTGCGACGCGGTCATCCACCTGGTGGGGATCATCCGCGAGTTTCCCAACCGGAGGATCACCTTCGAGCGGCTGCACGTGGCGGCCACCCGCAACCTGGTCGAGGCGGCCCGGGCCCAGGGGGTGAGGCGCTACCTGCAGATGAGCGCCAACGGCGCCGCCGCCGACGGGTCCACCGAATATCACCGGACCAAGTGGCGGGCCGAGGAACTGGTGCGCGGCTCGCAGCTCGACTGGACCATCTTCCGCCCCTCGCTGATCTTCGGCCGCGGCAGCGAGTTCGTCACCATGCTCGCCGATCTCATCCGCAAGCTGCCGGCGCTGCCGGTGTTCGGCGACGGCCGCTACCGCATGTCGCCGGTGGCGGTGGCGGATGTCGCAAAAACCTTCGCGGCCGCCTTGAACAAGCCGGAAACCATCGGCCGCAGCTTCCACTGCTGCGGGACAGAGAGCTACAGCTACAACGAGATCCTCGACCTGACCGGCCAGGCGCTGGGCAAAAGCCGCGTCTGCAAGATCCACCAGCCCCTGTTCCTCATCAAGCCGGTAGTCTCCCTGCTCCAAGGGGTTCCCCTTTTCCCCATCACCAGCACCCAGCTCACCATGCTGCTCGAGGGCAACGTCTGCGACCCCGCCGACTGGGCGCAGGCCTTCGGCATCCAGCCCACCTCCTACGCCGAAGGGATCAAGGCCGCCCTTAGCTAG
- a CDS encoding DMT family transporter: protein MPDQKKAYLYGLATVLLWSTVASAFKISLQYQDHAQLLLFASSASLLTLGAILLAQGRLAEIFRCSAVQYRRSLLLGLLNPFAYYLILFKAYALLPAQEAQPLNYTWALTLVLLSIPLLKQRIGWQEVAAMLVSYSGVWVISTRGAIFSLHFSNPLGVALALLSTLIWALYWIFSIRDDRDPVVGLLLNFACGLPFVLVYCLLFSELRLPAWPGLLGAGYVGLFEMGITFVLWLRALKLSENTARVGNLIFLSPFLSLVFIHFLVGEEILASTYAGLVLIVGGLLIRQLRPAAAQKNLKPG from the coding sequence ATGCCCGACCAGAAAAAGGCCTACCTCTACGGCCTGGCCACGGTGCTGCTCTGGTCCACCGTCGCCTCGGCCTTCAAGATCTCGCTGCAGTACCAGGACCACGCCCAGCTGCTGCTGTTCGCCAGCAGCGCTTCGCTGCTGACCCTGGGCGCCATCCTGCTGGCCCAGGGGCGGCTCGCCGAGATCTTTCGCTGCAGCGCCGTTCAATACCGCCGCTCGCTGCTGCTGGGGCTGCTCAATCCCTTCGCCTACTACCTGATCCTGTTCAAGGCCTACGCCCTGCTCCCCGCCCAGGAGGCGCAGCCGCTCAACTACACCTGGGCGCTGACCCTGGTGCTGCTCTCGATCCCCCTGCTCAAGCAGAGAATCGGCTGGCAGGAGGTGGCGGCGATGCTGGTCAGCTACTCGGGGGTCTGGGTCATCTCCACCCGCGGAGCGATCTTCAGCCTGCACTTCTCCAACCCCCTGGGGGTCGCCCTGGCGCTGCTCAGCACCCTGATCTGGGCCCTCTACTGGATATTCAGCATCCGCGACGATCGCGACCCGGTGGTGGGGCTGCTGCTCAATTTCGCCTGCGGGCTCCCCTTCGTCCTGGTCTACTGCCTGCTCTTCTCCGAGCTGCGCCTGCCCGCCTGGCCCGGGCTGCTCGGGGCGGGCTACGTCGGCCTGTTCGAGATGGGGATCACCTTCGTGCTCTGGCTGCGCGCACTGAAACTCTCGGAGAACACCGCCCGGGTCGGCAACCTGATCTTCCTCTCGCCGTTTCTCTCCCTGGTTTTCATCCATTTTCTGGTCGGCGAAGAGATCCTCGCCTCGACCTACGCCGGGCTGGTGCTGATCGTCGGCGGCCTGCTGATCCGCCAGCTGCGCCCCGCCGCGGCACAGAAAAACCTCAAGCCGGGCTAA
- a CDS encoding BCAM0308 family protein, whose translation MQKDVRKFGISDKRGRVKTSADPYISGEGLKEPALCSSCKAFYRNKRWDLDPKAYAAMENSPEANWVTCPACQKIAESYPEGIVTLRGEYLWDHEEEIRNILRNEETKAMAKNPLERIIRMDREGDDLVIETTEEKLAEHLGRALHKAHQGELKVSWTEEHSICRVTWERGA comes from the coding sequence ATGCAGAAAGACGTCAGGAAGTTCGGGATCAGCGACAAGCGTGGCCGGGTAAAAACCAGTGCAGACCCTTACATCTCCGGCGAAGGGCTCAAGGAACCGGCGCTGTGCTCCTCGTGCAAAGCCTTTTACCGCAACAAGCGCTGGGATCTCGACCCCAAAGCCTACGCGGCCATGGAGAACAGCCCCGAGGCCAATTGGGTGACCTGCCCCGCCTGCCAGAAAATCGCCGAAAGTTACCCTGAAGGGATCGTCACCCTGCGGGGGGAATACCTTTGGGACCATGAGGAGGAGATCCGCAACATTCTGCGCAACGAAGAGACCAAGGCGATGGCCAAGAATCCCCTGGAACGCATCATCCGCATGGACCGCGAAGGGGACGATCTGGTCATCGAGACCACCGAGGAGAAGCTGGCCGAGCACCTCGGCCGGGCCCTGCACAAGGCCCACCAGGGCGAGCTGAAGGTCAGCTGGACCGAGGAGCATTCAATCTGCCGGGTGACCTGGGAGCGAGGCGCCTGA
- a CDS encoding YhcH/YjgK/YiaL family protein, whose product MVIDSLDNAARYAGLGQGIARALEYLAATDLAAAADGRYEIDGERIFAMIQSYPTKPPEQGFWEAHRRYVDVQYVVSGTERFGYANLAGLQAKPYDEQRDLVVLEGTGDFFEVGAGSFVILFPQDAHMPGLQAGAAQQVKKVVVKVAV is encoded by the coding sequence ATGGTTATCGATTCGCTGGACAACGCCGCCCGCTATGCCGGGCTCGGCCAGGGCATCGCCCGGGCCCTGGAGTACCTGGCCGCCACCGACCTGGCGGCGGCAGCCGACGGCCGCTACGAGATCGACGGCGAGCGGATCTTCGCCATGATCCAGAGCTACCCGACCAAACCCCCGGAGCAGGGGTTCTGGGAGGCCCACCGCCGCTACGTCGACGTGCAGTATGTGGTATCGGGGACGGAGCGCTTCGGCTACGCCAACCTGGCCGGACTGCAGGCCAAACCCTACGATGAGCAGCGCGACCTGGTGGTGCTCGAGGGGACGGGGGACTTCTTCGAGGTCGGCGCCGGCAGCTTCGTCATCCTCTTCCCCCAGGACGCGCACATGCCGGGGCTGCAGGCCGGCGCCGCGCAGCAGGTGAAAAAGGTCGTCGTCAAGGTGGCGGTTTAA